The genomic stretch GTGTTgagtacatatgtacataacataaacagatataatatatgtggGTATATATCCGTGTAACTGTACGTTTACCTGAACATGTAAAATTGAACAAGCATTCATTAAGGACATACGTATATGCGCGAATAATAGGAGGATGAATGGTACTCAGTTAAATGTGCCTTGAGCAAaagcatattttattattttcttctttaattacgactgaaattttttttttttttttttaataattttttaataacaaaattgcAAGAGACACAAAGGTTTATGATGtttttacgtatttatatGATCGCACATAGTTAAttcgaatatttttattgtatgaTTTAGTGGAGGAGCTAGATGGAAGgaacataaaattatatgattatttattattttcgtaTATGGAAAGGAAATTATTTCAACTACCTCCACCTTACTTCCGTTACTATGCTTCCCTCGCATTATGTCCATCACATCATTTCCTTTACTAAGTTTTCCTTACTCTACTTTCTTTATTCTACTTTCCTTACTTGCCTTATTTTACTTCCCTTTGTTTCGCTAACATTGCTCCCCTCATTTTTCCATGCACCCTTTTGAAACATTTTAgctcgaaaaaaaaaaaaaaaaaaaaaaaaaagctaacTAATTTTGAGGAAGGTAAGAGGATGGTATAATGAGAGGGCATCATACGTGaggaaaaaatgtatacgtttttcaaattattcttACGGAAACAATAgctaaaagaacaaaatttaaaatcacagaaaaaaaggaaaagagaaatatttatgttacaACGTTATTCATGTTTTTAAACGTatcaaaaataatgtatttaataaaaattaattttgctCGGTTTACTTGTCAATAGTACTTACGACATAAATACAAAAGACTAGCGGAAATGAGAGGCaaaagcgaaaaaaaaaatttaaacaaagGTAAGTTAgcacataagtatatatataacacgcACACACttgtatacgtacatactcACATACGTGCATAGCTGCACACGTACATACTCACATACGTGCATAGCTGCACACGTATATACTCACATACGTGCATAGCTGCACACGTATATACTCACATACGTGCATAGCTGCACACGTACATACTCACATACGTGCATAGctgcatacgtacatactcACATACGTGCATAgctacatacgtacatactcACATACGTGCATAGctgcatacgtacatactcAAATATGTGAATAGGTGCATACGTCCATATACCGATAGGTATACACAGAACCAGTAAAAGTGTTAAATATCACACAACGTTTGTTAGTCTCTTCGAAATAGTGTTAAGGTCAATGGTATCCTTTTTGTCGGGGTTAGCTATTTCCAGTAGCAACTCTAAATCCTTATCCGTCAGTCTTGTGTCTAACGCCTTCATAACCTTCgcgaaaaagaaagaaaaggaagaaaaataaatcataaaaaaagaaaaaaaaaaacaaattccAAATTATTGCGCACCGATGCGGGGTGCACACATGTAGAGCGGTAAGAGTtgtgtaaaaaaaaggaaagaggACAACAAtcgaaaatagaaaaaagggTAAATAATAGTTAGCAAAGGAACTTACATCCACAAAATTGTTAATCTTAATTTGCACACTCGAGCTTTTATCACTTAAACTTGAGATGTGCTTAAAGGGTTCTTCATAGTTGTAGTGCTTCCTGGCAAAGTTTAACCAAAACTCCATGTTAAcgatctttaaaaaaaaaaaaaaagaaaaagaagaaaaaaaaaaaaagatataaagagggaaaaaagtagataaaaatgaaataaaaaggagataaaaaaaatatataaaaaaatgataaaaataaaaaaggttgGCGCGGTAACGTTGGTAGCAGCAGAAAAACATATTTGTCACTCACAAATTTGCATAACGCTAAGAAGTTGCACATAgggaaaacataaataaaagaaacattactttttatatattttttatttgtttatttgtttatttgtttatttttttatttgtttatttttttatttgtttatttgtttatttgtttattattttattttttttttttgtggcTTACTTCTGGCAATTCCGCCTTCTCTTCAGCGTTTAAGAGAATACCAAAGGAATGCATTAATTCGTAAAATTGACACAAAGGCATAGATTCGTCGCAGGAACTGAAAAGAATAAAGGCTTCCTTAAATTTCTCATCCATATCATTTCCCATTTTGATATGTCCAGTTAGAGTAATTTTTTGGGGAGtgatgggaaaaaaaaaaaaaaaaaaaaggaaaaaggaaaaaggaaaaaggaaaaaggaaaaaggaataaggaataaggaaaaaggaataaggaataaggaaaaaggaaaaaggaataaggaaaaaggaaaaaggaaaaaggaaaaggaaaaggaaaaggaaaaaaaaaaaaacagaaaaagaacaaagaggaagaaaaaaaaaaaaaaaaaattttaattttttgaaatgttttactattataattGTGTAAAAGTtgaaattactttttttttttttttttattttgctttatttagCCTAATTTTTTGTAAGGATTGCTAAAGAGTTGTAAGCATAAAATTGCTGTAAACATTAGTAGCTAGAAGTTTATAAAACGAATGTGTTAATTCGTGAAATTAACAGTATaacaatttgaaaaaatgtgCATGGGGAGGTGTACCTTTGGGGTATGCGGTTTGACaactttctatttttatttttatttcagttTTTAcgcttatttttatttcagtttttatgcttatttttatttcagttTTTAcgcttatttttatttcagttCTTAcgcttatttttatttcaatttttacgTTTACTTTTACGTTTACTTTTACGTTTACTTTTACGTTTACTTTTACGTTTACCTTCACGTTTACTTTCacttttgcttttatttttacttttacttttgcaattttattttttctttttttcaaatttttttctcaaatTTGATGttgtttttgttaattttttaatttttatttttattttctattttttttaagaggTTGTTTTTATGGTTTATCTTGTTTTGGTTGTaactctttttatttttctttttttttcttttttttttctttttttttctttttttttttttttttgctattgTTGGACTATGCCGTTTGTTAGGCTGTAATTCATAGTGGGTATTTATGAACAAACATatgagcatatatatatacgttaatgtatgtgcacatacgtataaacatattattatatatgtaagtatattaatggtatatattaatttacgCACGTGTACATGTTCATCTGACCTAGTTTTATGGTTGTTTTTccgtacatataaaaaagatatatatatattttatatgtatgttctTGCCTGTGGTAACAGGttttttcttgaaaaaaaaaaataaagtgaaCTAGTTAGTGGAGGATAAATAATgtacttatgtatgtatgcatgtgaCTGCTTTGggaaatttctttttttttttttttttccttcttttcatccttttttttctttttttctttttttctttttttcatgcCTTTTATGCTGTTTCTTAGGAAGAATGAAGTGGctgataaaatgaaatggaaaaaaaaaaaaaaaaaaataaaataacagaTTTATACGATAAAGTGGTGAAATGGAGATCTCTTCAAATTTGATGTTAAATAATAGTACGTATACTTTTTGATATACCTATGTATTTACTTAAAATGTGAAAGCAAGAACATACTTACTGTATATAAAGATACATGAGGtgttatttgttttatgcTAACATGGACACCTAACATCATTTAATATCATATGAATAGGTTAACTTTCGGTCAATATACCTTcctactattttttattccggaaatgtatgaatgtataaGATTGtgtatctatttttttttttattttatattttatttatatttattttatttatatttattttatttatatttatatttattttatttatatttatatttattttattttttttatttttatttttttttattttatttttttaaattcccctgccacatttatatattttcactcctttttataaattataaggaAAActgttaaataattttaactcGTAAAGTATTCAAATTTTCGCTAAAAGGGATGAAAAATGGTtcaaatgaaagaaaatagAATTTTCCTGTGAGCAAATTAAAATCTTCCGTGTTAAGCATTTTGGAGTAACACGCTTTTAGAGTAATACACTTTCTGGaatgaatttaaaattttttttttttttttttttttttttttttttgttgttgttaCCTGAGTAGTTACATTGCAttatataattgaaaaataatgtaaatcaTTTCAATTTCCGCTGGTAATGTACTTTAAGTCGTATTTACCTTTATTGAGGATTTCAAATactgctctttttttttttttttttccttttctgaCACGGCTGTTTTATGCAAACCTTTTATTAGAGCATGTTGATACGTTACAAGTAAAAAAGTGTGTGTATGTTTGTtcgtgtgtgtgtgtgtgtgtgcaagagtacatatatgtatggatATATTTTCATGGGTATGTACGtacgcatatgtatgtatgcgcCCCGTGTACATTAAATAGAAAGTGGAGGAATAGTCGTATAATTATGCTGTTGTaataaactatttttttcgtCCCCCTTCCCCTTCTTCTGTTTTTCcgtattctttttttttgagaacaataaattttatttccaaaaaaaaagaaaaacaaaacaaaaaagatgttatctttttcttcttaatgatgtttcattttgtaaggtttttaaaaaatgactACGAATAAGAAACACAAATTTTTTCTGTTTGACGTCGATGGAACTTTGACTCACTCTAGAAAAGTAAGAATAATCAATTGAAATGGAATACAAGTACGACcttcttctttctttttcttttttatgccCAGCTGTGTGTTGTCCTATCCGTCCCCTCCTAGTACACGTATAAATTTACGTCTGAACGTTAATGTCTATGTACGCACGAACACATAAGGGAACATCCTTGCATATTAGCCGATCGACCAAAATATGGTTGGCATTTTGTTAGAACTGAAGTCGAGGGACAAAAATTCCATAGGAGTAGTAGGAGGCTctgattataaaaaaatcatagaacaaataaaacGTAACAAGacaaaaagggaaaaaaaaaaaaaaaaggaactaCGAGTAGTGTATTATGCTTGCGTCTGTGTGATTATGTTCTGTACCGGGTCCTACATATGTAAacagacatatatatatatatatatatatatatatatatatatgtgtatatacgaATATGTGGGTCAAAACTAATTCATCGTGCTTCTTTccctttttccctttttcccTTTCAAGACCCCGAGATGTTTGATTATATATTCTCTGAAAACGGTGTAGTGGCACATAAGAACAACGAGCAGTATTTTTCGGAGGTAAGAGGAGGACGCATAATTGCTCCGTCTGTACGAAACTTTATTTTCAACACAAGCAGATTATAAGTAGATTCTTATCTTTTACATGTAGATTGGAgatgacttttttttttttttttttttttttatcattttttgatAGAGTATAACCAGTTTTTTGGGAGAggagaaattaaaaaaggtgATAAATTATTGCTTGGTATATATTGCTAATTTGGATATACCAAAGAAGaggttaaaaaaagaagtaaaataaaaaaaaaaaaaaaaaaaaaaatttaccttAATAGACTATTCAAAATGGTTAggttaaaaatgttttaaagctgttcaaatatatgtacatgtatatatatacttcgTTATTTAATGGTACTTTCTTTTTAGAGGTACATTTGTGGAATTACGAAAGGGGATAATAAACATTAGTCCTATTGGTAGGAATTGCTCTCAGGAAGAGAGGGAAGAATTCTGTGCATATAATTTAGAGAAGGATGTTATTAAAACTTTTCGCTTAAACCTGATGAATGAGTAACCAGCATGTTACAAATCTTTTACTAGTGTATTGTTTTACGTGTCGTTGTTCTGAATATGTGCGTTGAATATAAGCACTtgtatgtgtaaatatacgtatgttCATTCGCTCAATTAATCAGTCAGCTACTCATCTGCAACTGCATTTTTTTcactcttttattttttttttccaatttttttttttttatgaatgcCTCTTGTCGCACATAAAAAGGTTCAAGGATTTTAACTTGACGTTTTCCATTGGGGGACAGATATCGATAGACTGCTTTCCAACAGtaagagagaaaaaaaaaaaatagcatatATATCGTAAATAGCATAAACAGCataaatatcataaatagcgtaaatatcataaatagcgtaaatatcataaatagcgtaaatatcataaatagcgtaaatatcataaatagcgtaaatatcataaatagcgtaaatatcataaatagagtaaatatcataaatagcataaatatcatatatagcataaatatcatatatagtaaaaattgtaaaagcATCACTTACGAAGCTACACACTACTTGTGTGGGAGCAACGGCCATTTACATCCCACTTGAGGGGCgtgtagaaaatataaaagaataaaaagtaaaaggtaactgtacatatatatatatggaagtATGCACACGcgtttataaaaataaatttccatTTTCAGGGGTGGGACAAGACATTTTGCTTAAGACACATCGAAGGGATATTCAgcgaaatttatttttttggtgATAAGACGGAAAAGGtgagaaaaaaagaggagaCAAGGAATGGAATTGTTTTTCTTGTCCGCACCGTTTATCTGTTCGTGTGttcttttattcttttgtaCCTCATTTGTTCATCTGTTCAtctgttcatttgttcatttgttcacttgttcatattattttgtttttttttttctaaatttttgcaatttttgtaattttcgtaattttcgtatttttcatatttttcgtGTTTTTCGTGTTTTTCGTgattttcttgttttttgtGATTTTCCTGTTTTTTGTGATTTTCCTGTTTTTTGTGATTTTCCTGTTTTTTGTGATTTTCCTGTTTTTTGTgattttcttgttttttgagtttttcccatttttccATTAACAAATCAGGGAGGAAATGACTACGAACTATTTAACGACAAAAGGGTGCGAGGCTACTCAGTCACATGCCCAGCGGATACTATACAAGTTATAAGGACGTTTTTAGACACATGATGGATGATcatttttttggttttatCGTGGTTtgaagttttattttattttattattttattttattattttatatattatgttattatattattttactatattttattatattattctactatattttattatattattctactatattttgttatattattctgctatattttattatattattctactatattttattatattattctactatattttattatattattctactatattttattatattattctactatattttattatattattctattttattttaatgttttatattataatattattttattattattatttttttttgttaacttatcattttgttttaaaatgtGTACACTGTTGGAAAAATGAGGAATGCTTTACCGTTGGGTAGTATGGTCATTGACtttgtataaatacatacacgGGGGTAACCAATTTTTTACGTgcacaaaataaataaaacagttTGAATAAATTTAGAGCTATTTAATCCTATATAtctcttttttatgtttatgaaCAAGAACAGCGACCATTTTGTTTGACACGTCGTCCTTCCGTTCAAACTGTGAACATCCTTTTTATGAgctatacgtacatatatatatacatatatatatacatacatatatatatacatacatatatatatacatacatatatatatacatacatatatatatacatacatatatatatacatacatatatatatttatatatttatgtactgtgtaggttttttttttttttttttcgtttgtaagtagcattattttatacacCAAACAGTATAACTCATTAAATGtaggaaaatatttttcgaCAAAATTTACTCATCACAACGTAATGTGATAACAACAATTGTATAATTCGAAAGTACTTTTAACTTTTCATCCTTGTATTGTTCGGtggtattttaaaataatttaatcaAACCAGAAATATATACCATTTGTATAAACCCTCAGACGATTCACGATATGGTGTGATGATATCGtttagcatatatataaattcgctatataagaaaaagtaaaataaaataatgctGCGTATAATTGGTGAAGCACATTCGAccaagtaatatatataaagtagtTCGCCGCATGAAATCTGCAAacgaaaaggaaaaaaatatataagcaaattttatttcttttttcttttttgcttggcatttccttttcctttttttatgttcgTATGTGCAACTCCACAATGCATCATTTcggacaaaaaaaaaaaaaaaaaaaaaaaatagaaaagcgCATAGGATATATGTGATGTAGTATATGCGAAAAATTGCGCtacatttatgcatataatatacacatgtacatttatgtgtatggttatatttgcatatatatgtgtatacatacatatatgcattatatatatatatatatatatatatatatatatatatatatatatgtgtgcatatatcTATGCATGCGTACGTGTTATTCGTTGTAAAGTAGgaattttgaaaattgaaactctattttaatatatgtacttaaaCATTTTGACTATACTGAGTTGTTGTTATCCGcaaatttttaatgtttttggCGTTTGCGGGTAGtgatattttttagtttaatatttctttttccatttttctgACTTGTATGtaatctcttttttttttttttatgaactgGTCAAGTAAACTTTTTCGTTATCCCTTTGTAAATTTGAAATAGTTtcaatgtaatttttttgacAGAGAAGctttattattgtaaaaaaaaaaaaaaaaagggaaaaaggaaaaacagaAGAACAGAAGAAAAGAAGAGGAATAAAGTAAAGAAGAggaataaagaaaagaagaggaataaagaaaagaagaggaataaagaaaagaagaggaataaagaaaagaagaggaataaagaaaagaagaggaataaagaaaagaagaggaataaagaaaagaagaggaataaagaaaaggaaaaggaataaagaaaaggaaaaggaataaagaaaagaaaaaaaggaaaaaaagaaaaaaaggaaaaaaaggaaaaaaagaaaaaaaggaaaaaaagaaaaatataaaatatgggAGCAGGACAAGCGAAACAACATAATATGGGTAAGAGGAAAGAAGAGAAGAAGCTTCGTTACTTGTATGAGCGAACATATAGGGCGCAAAAGAGTTAAAATTACAGTCTTTTCTTGTGCATAACAACGCGTATGCACATGTggacatgtatatacatatacataaatatacatacatatacatatacgtacatatacgtacatatatatttgggGGTATGCGAAACAGTCTCACCCCTACTTAACAGCAAAGTTTTGCGTGTTGTCCcaatttaaaattactttcttttaaaatcctatttattttttattttattatattttttattttattttatcatattttttattttattttattatattttttattttattttattttattatatatttttttttttttttggtatccCGCTCATCCCTCTTTTCTAAGGCTACAGAGTTATCAAAGTGAGTGAGAACAGTCCTGCAAGTGAGTGTaacatagaaatatttttcgaCTACATTGTTCAAGCTGATAATTTGAAATTATTAGATGGGTTTAGATACACATATGATAATTTCGTAGAGAAGTTGAgacaaaatgaaaacaaagaATTACTTCTGTTAGTATATAACTGCCGCTATAACGAAATGAaacaagtaaaaattataccaAGAAAATGGAAGGGAAATGGGTTACTAGGAATAAATTTAAGCTATGAATCGTCGAATGCAATGAATGAAGGAGTTCGTGTATTAGAAATTTTTGAAGGTTCCCCTGCATTTAAAAGTAATTTAATAGAATATAGTGACTACATAATAGGACaagagaataatatatttagaaatcAAGATGAgttaacaaattatattgaTACAaactatttaaattatattaaagaaaaaaaaactgaaCCGTTCaggttatatttttttgtatataataaagatacagagaaaataagaaaagtaCAAATAGAACCTAATAACTCATGGGGATGTAAAGGATTACTAGGATGTAACATAGGAACTggatttatacataaaattccattttgcaaaaatgataattttataaaaggaTTAGATCCAAATAATGTAGAAGGTCCTCAAGCTATACATATTGGCAATTCGAGTATGAGTAGCGAAAGGAACAATGATGTACGTAATGACGATTCACCTACGAATTTGGAACAGGGTAGTGAAGTAGGGGCTGCTAGCAAAGGTGATAAGGTTGGCGGAATTGCACATATTGGAGATAGTGAAGGAGAGATGGGCAGAACTAAAGGATTTCTTATCCCTGGAAAAGTTGGTAGTATTGTGGACATTGAACATACAATGAACAATGAGCAAACGAAAGAAACTCAAATAAGCAGAACCCATATTAGCAACAGAGAATATTCAAGTGatgataacaaaaattataaaaaaatgaaaacatgttattatgtaaataataactaTGATACATCTAAATTTTCAGGAAACATTATTAAGAAAGacattttgaataataataagaatgatgatgatgataatgatgatgataatgatgatgctgatgatgataatgatgatgataatgatg from Plasmodium malariae genome assembly, contig: PmUG01_00_27, whole genome shotgun sequence encodes the following:
- the GRASP gene encoding golgi re-assembly stacking protein, putative; this encodes MGAGQAKQHNMGKRKEEKKLRYLVIKVSENSPASECNIEIFFDYIVQADNLKLLDGFRYTYDNFVEKLRQNENKELLLLVYNCRYNEMKQVKIIPRKWKGNGLLGINLSYESSNAMNEGVRVLEIFEGSPAFKSNLIEYSDYIIGQENNIFRNQDELTNYIDTNYLNYIKEKKTEPFRLYFFVYNKDTEKIRKVQIEPNNSWGCKGLLGCNIGTGFIHKIPFCKNDNFIKGLDPNNVEGPQAIHIGNSSMSSERNNDVRNDDSPTNLEQGSEVGAASKGDKVGGIAHIGDSEGEMGRTKGFLIPGKVGSIVDIEHTMNNEQTKETQISRTHISNREYSSDDNKNYKKMKTCYYVNNNYDTSKFSGNIIKKDILNNNKNDDDDNDDDNDDADDDNDDDNDDDDNDNDNDGGTANDNDGGTANDNDGGTDKNECDISNTIELAKEDLEKYSKSEDDSLSSSDKRNENGYVDDYTDYVRSMRIYSKEMNEIYESMNKNSELLNSIKMRTVQNSLDENYSTNSNKLSHTHAYTQKNDQEQFVFPYACDKEEKEKI
- the PmUG01_00050700 gene encoding haloacid dehalogenase-like hydrolase, putative; its protein translation is MTTNKKHKFFLFDVDGTLTHSRKPIDQNMVGILLELKSRDKNSIGVVGGSDYKKIIEQIKHPEMFDYIFSENGVVAHKNNEQYFSESITSFLGEEKLKKVINYCLVYIANLDIPKKRGTFVELRKGIINISPIGRNCSQEEREEFCAYNLEKDVIKTFRLNLMNEFKDFNLTFSIGGQISIDCFPTGWDKTFCLRHIEGIFSEIYFFGDKTEKGGNDYELFNDKRVRGYSVTCPADTIQVIRTFLDT
- the PmUG01_00050600 gene encoding conserved Plasmodium protein, unknown function is translated as MGNDMDEKFKEAFILFSSCDESMPLCQFYELMHSFGILLNAEEKAELPEIVNMEFWLNFARKHYNYEEPFKHISSLSDKSSSVQIKINNFVDALDTRLTDKDLELLLEIANPDKKDTIDLNTISKRLTNVV